Proteins from a single region of Macadamia integrifolia cultivar HAES 741 unplaced genomic scaffold, SCU_Mint_v3 scaffold662, whole genome shotgun sequence:
- the LOC122069593 gene encoding uncharacterized protein LOC122069593 isoform X2, translating to MPGNPFKGAWSRLSLKKLNRVPTLCEDDIQTIQMCLDREVVDVHRLSNEDFLREWELSEVPKEVVDAAIDPHQLAVMAAHAWKVQAAKRATEKGKGSVGSSSGGIQ from the exons ATGCCTGGGAATCCCTTTAAGGGGGCTTGGTCGAGACTAAGTCTCAAGAAGCTAAACCGAGTCCCCACCCTTTGTGAGGATGACATTCAGACCATCCAAATGTGTTTGGACAGGGAGGTGGTGGATGTTCACCGGCTGTCAAATGAGGATTTCCTCCGAGAGTGGGAGCTTAGTGAAGTACCAAAGGAGG TGGTGGATGCGGCGATTGATCCCCATCAACTTGCCGTGATGGCGGCTCACGCTTGGAAGGTGCAGGCAGCCAAAAGGGCTACAGAGAAGGGGAAAGGATCCGTTGGTAGTTCTAGCGGTG GGATTCAATAG
- the LOC122069593 gene encoding uncharacterized protein LOC122069593 isoform X1 yields MPGNPFKGAWSRLSLKKLNRVPTLCEDDIQTIQMCLDREVVDVHRLSNEDFLREWELSEVPKEVVDAAIDPHQLAVMAAHAWKVQAAKRATEKGKGSVGSSSGGKTIPSTVGATKIAPIVIKPRVNKGNSPLTKVLAQHGVLSKGKAMVAPCSPYFGGGQGEELRKDSTTGITPISS; encoded by the exons ATGCCTGGGAATCCCTTTAAGGGGGCTTGGTCGAGACTAAGTCTCAAGAAGCTAAACCGAGTCCCCACCCTTTGTGAGGATGACATTCAGACCATCCAAATGTGTTTGGACAGGGAGGTGGTGGATGTTCACCGGCTGTCAAATGAGGATTTCCTCCGAGAGTGGGAGCTTAGTGAAGTACCAAAGGAGG TGGTGGATGCGGCGATTGATCCCCATCAACTTGCCGTGATGGCGGCTCACGCTTGGAAGGTGCAGGCAGCCAAAAGGGCTACAGAGAAGGGGAAAGGATCCGTTGGTAGTTCTAGCGGTGGTAAGACTATTCCCAGCACTGTCGGGGCCACCAAAATTGCTCCCATAGTGATTAAGCCAAGGGTCAATAAAGGGAATAGTCCTCTGACTAAGGTTTTGGCTCAGCACGGTGTGCTGAGCAAAGGTAAGGCCATGGTAGCCCCCTGCTCCCCCTACTTTGGTGGGGGCCAAGGGGAAGAGCTTAGGAAAGATTCCACCACAGGCATCACACCAATCTCCTCTTGA